In Suncus etruscus isolate mSunEtr1 chromosome 2, mSunEtr1.pri.cur, whole genome shotgun sequence, the genomic stretch GGAACGCCCTACCAGACACCAATAAACAATTACTGCATGGCAGTGTCTCCACGTGTATCCTTGGTGTCTTTGGCCTTTCAGCCAGAGGACAGGCTGGGTGGGAACATCAGGAGGGCAGGCAGGAGGGGAGTCAACATGCCAGGCCATGATATATGGGCCAAGGGAGCCCAGGGAAGCCCCTTACAATCCATGCCCTGTGACCACTAACCAGCTCTTCTCTGGAAGGTCgtgtaatatttttttctggggccaaaTGAGACAGTACATTCAGCCTGGGGGCGAGGGCAGGGGACAACTtgtatgccttgtatgcagttgacccaggtttgatttccagctccCAATATAGTCACCGAACTGTACCAGGAGAGATGCCATaactcagaactaggagtaagtcctgagtcctGGCAGGTGTGATGTCCAAACAAGCATTCTCTTTTCCCTATTATAAACAGGGACATTCCTTCACCATTTGAGAATTGTATTAGCTCCATCAGAAAGGAATCCCTGCACCCACCGCACCCGCTCTTCAGGGCTAGAATGGGGCATGTAGCATCAGGCATGTAGCATGTCCCTGTACCCAGGACACCCAGGGGTGGCTTTGACCCCACACTACACAGAATGGGCCATTACCTGGACTGCTTGGTGTCACCCTAGGCTGCTCTGCCTGGTGCTGGCTCAGCAGTAGCACAGCTCTCCAGACCACCAGGGGCCACCGCCTAGCGAGGGGTAGCTTGGCCTGGCATTGAGTCAGGCTCCTCTGGAGCTCTTGTGACTTAGcaagcatcactcctgatggtgttagGTTTTGAGTTCACACCAGCACTGAGAGTCAAAGGCCACCACCAATCATGCAATGTGCAAAACGGAGTTCATTTGGCTAACCAAGATCTGAGCCTCAGCCCTCTAGGGCAGTCTGGGCAAGGACCCCGAGTCCAATCTTCAAGTGGTTTATATGGAAATTACAAGCATTCACAGAACATTAACAGtataatcatttcattttatagatgTCTAAATACATCACTGATatttctggctcaactttggttgtctagggatactaaAATTCAAACTCTAGTCTTCGTGGGGAAGGGAGTCTCTGATGCAAACCTTGGTCATCCATGGATATTGCTGTTTGCTTGGGGATAATCTGATACAGAACCTGGTTGTCGGgggttactctgattcaaacATTTGGTTGTCAAGGAAGACTTTTTCCAAGCTCTATTAACACCCCctagttccttattcctggagggcaccgactttggttttatttctgagttaactctttctCTGTGTTCAGCCAGGATTTGAAAAGTACACTTTACTagagtttgggtttgggtttgtctTAATCTAGAGTCCTTCCCATGGACTTAGGGGGAGAATCTTGGTCTTTACATTCCCCTCTCTGTCTTAGCCACAGGGAGAAGTCCTTCTTCCTTCTACAAGGGTCTAGGTGTTTCTAATGTTGACAAACAATTATGGCGGGCTCTCAGCTCAGTGAGAGGTGATCAGGCATCTCTAGATCCAGCGTATGTGAGTCATTTGGCCATCTGTTTACTCATCTTTAGCTGGATTTAGTATTTCCTCCTCAAACTACAGCATgtaggggccaaagcggtggtgcaagtggtagagcgtctgccttgcaagcgctagcctaggacgaactgtggtctgatcccccggcatcccatatcgtcgcCCCAGCCAGGGCAGTGTAAATGCTGCTGGCCAGCAGCCTTGCGCTTTGAGTGCTGAGGCCTCTCCTGTATCAaggtgagggaaagaaaggagtcCCAGGTCTCACCCTTTACTTCCAGGTGCCTCTTCCTCCCACTTGAGCTCCCAAATGGTTCCTTGAGTATCTGCATGCCCACCTAGCATATGGCCAGTAGTGTGCACTAGAGGTTAACATGATTCTTTCCAGTTGTCTACATATGGTGGGCCTCTCTGGAAGTTGGGGACCCTGCACAGCCCCTTAAACCCTGTCCCAGAGTCAAGCTAGGCTGCACCCTGGAATGACTTCCTAATAGCATGTCTGGAGGAAGGGGAATTCTCCATCTGTGCACAGACATGTTGCTCTAAATGACCCTCTCGGAGGCTCAATTGGACCTCGGCCTGCAAGCTGGAAGGGCTGGAGCTCAAATTCTGGACCTGTCCTGATGGCCACAGGCAGAAGTCTGGGTCTGGAACCACAGAGACCAGCCAGCACCTCTTTCACCACAGGAAGAACAGAGCCCACCGAGGTGAGTTCCACCTCTGCACCCCATGTTTGGAATGGGAACAGCTTGccttcttgttatttgtgtagcaGTTTGGCAAGGACTTCATGTGTGGCGCCTCCCCCCAAAAGTATCTGAAGATCTCAGGGGCCCCACATTCCTTCTGTAGACATGTGACCCTCATTGCTTCCTGCTGAAAGGAAAGCCCATGGATATAAATGGCCCGTGATGTCCAGCAAACATACCTACGGCCAGAACCGCAACTTCCCATCCCAGTCCTCCCAGGTAAGGCTCTACAAGACAGAATTGAGGGTTGCCCTCAGATATGTTGCCCCCTCAGACCTGTCATCCCCTCAGGCCTATCACCCCTGAGACCTGTTACTCAGGTATGTCACCCACTCAGGTCTGCCTCCCAGTCAGACTTAGTACTCCATTCCTATGGCCTGTCATCCCTGAGACTTGTCAATCCCTCAAGTCTATCACCTCTTCAGGTCTGCCACCCAATCAGACCATCCATCCTATCCCTCTAACCTGTCACACTCTCAAACCTGTCACCCCCTCTCAGGAACCAACCATGTTGCTGTGGCTGAGTCTGCTGCTCTGCAGTGGGGCCTGCTGGGCTGAGCGTGAGTTGGTTCCCCACCCTGAGGTTGGACCCTTCCACCCCAACCCCTCATGAGCGTGGGCCATCCCCTCACCTTCAGTAACTGGGATCAGGGTCTCCCTCCAGGGAGCCTGACTTCAGTGCTGCACCCCTGCCTGGGCAATGTGTTTCCTGTGGGGATGACCTCATATCCACCTGGTTTCTCTCCCACTCCAGATATATACGGGGCTTGCATAGGGCAGAATTTCAACAGCTCGGTGAACAACGATTCTGACATTAGCAACATCCAGGTGTCTTTCGGCACTTTTGGCATCATGAAGGGGTGAGGCAACCCTACCTTGCTTCCTCTCTCTACAGCCCTGAGCAGGGCAAATGACTTGATAATGAGCAGGGCCCAGACTTCACTCGTTACCGGTGCCATGTGGGGTTCCAGAGCCCCATGGCAGCATCCCTTGAATGCCCCTCTCTTGCAGCATTAGGCTGAAGTTCGGAGACGTCTGGGGTTCCTGGTATGGTATGAATGGAGGCTCGTACGAGGAGGCTGATCTGAGGTCCAATGAGCACATCGTGGCTGTCTCTGGCTCCAGGAGAGTGTACATTCGCTCCCTGACTTTCTACACCGACCATGGCCGCAAATTCTCTTTCGGAACTGAGTCTGGAATTGGCTTCATGGCATACCCGGACAGCCATGGGAAGGTGCTCACAGGCATCGTTGGCAAGACGGAGGTCCTGGGTATCTGTGGCATTGGCTTCAAATGGGATGACCCTGTGGTGCTGCCAACCGAGGCTATTGACTACAACGGCACAGACACCAATTTTCCATAGGAAAATTGGGAGGTTGCTGGCcttgcttgcacacagcagacacgGGTTCGATCCTGACACCCCTTAtggtctcaccaggagtgatccctgagcactgctggtgtgggccTTCCCCCCAGAAGAATCCACAAGAATAGGCCAGGAGTCCTTTCCCAGGCACCAATAAACAAGTCTTGCATGGCGGCGTCTCTACAAGTGTTCTTGGCCTTTCAGCCAGAGGAGAGGCTGTGGTGGAGCTGGGCGGGCCTATCAGGAGGGCAGGCAGGAGGGGAGTCAACATGCCAGGCCATGCCCATA encodes the following:
- the LOC126001586 gene encoding prostatic spermine-binding protein-like — protein: MSSKHTYGQNRNFPSQSSQEPTMLLWLSLLLCSGACWAEHIYGACIGQNFNSSVNNDSDISNIQVSFGTFGIMKGIRLKFGDVWGSWYGMNGGSYEEADLRSNEHIVAVSGSRRVYIRSLTFYTDHGRKFSFGTESGIGFMAYPDSHGKVLTGIVGKTEVLGICGIGFKWDDPVVLPTEAIDYNGTDTNFP